A part of Myxococcales bacterium genomic DNA contains:
- a CDS encoding DUF1398 family protein, protein MFQSIKELCDKMMNQEFSFADFSRALKDMNVERVSVDFIRKEHVFYFQDGRFFIYSLPSDYELVIAKTFDQQKVKDAIFEFDRNIINPRQFHMKLSAAGVLIATGFFMDQRGIYVGQNCNFYLEEWDDEFC, encoded by the coding sequence ATGTTTCAATCGATAAAAGAACTCTGCGACAAAATGATGAATCAAGAATTTTCATTTGCGGATTTTTCGCGAGCTCTTAAGGACATGAATGTTGAAAGAGTAAGTGTAGATTTCATCAGAAAAGAACATGTTTTTTATTTTCAAGATGGAAGATTTTTTATTTACTCTCTTCCTTCAGATTACGAGCTTGTGATTGCTAAAACTTTTGATCAACAAAAAGTAAAGGATGCCATTTTTGAATTCGATCGAAATATAATTAACCCTCGGCAATTCCATATGAAGCTTTCCGCTGCTGGTGTCCTTATTGCGACAGGTTTTTTTATGGACCAACGAGGCATCTATGTAGGACAAAACTGCAATTTTTATTTAGAAGAGTGGGACGATGAGTTTTGTTAG
- the pyrE gene encoding orotate phosphoribosyltransferase produces MEQTLSHDFRTHKESLLHLLRNFSVEHREVTLASGQTSSFYLDCRQIYFRGEAHFLIGEIFWQKLIEIEKKHECFMSACGGMAMGCIPLSLALSAAAFRRGRELPGFAVRKEAKEHGMQSIIEGSKCLKPHSQVVIVEDVVTTGGSALKAIEQLRTMGMVVHHMLAIVDRNQGGKERLAKEHVELESIFNLNDILE; encoded by the coding sequence GTGGAACAAACTTTATCTCACGATTTTAGAACCCATAAAGAATCTCTACTGCATTTGCTGCGCAATTTTTCTGTTGAGCATCGTGAAGTTACTTTAGCAAGCGGACAAACAAGTTCTTTTTACTTGGATTGCCGCCAAATTTATTTTCGGGGCGAAGCCCACTTTTTGATCGGTGAAATTTTTTGGCAAAAATTAATTGAGATTGAAAAAAAACATGAATGTTTCATGAGCGCGTGCGGTGGAATGGCTATGGGATGTATTCCTTTATCTTTGGCGTTATCCGCGGCAGCATTTAGGAGAGGGCGAGAATTGCCGGGATTTGCTGTTAGAAAGGAAGCTAAAGAACATGGCATGCAGTCGATTATTGAAGGAAGTAAATGTCTTAAGCCTCACTCTCAGGTAGTGATCGTTGAAGATGTGGTTACAACCGGAGGATCAGCTCTCAAGGCTATCGAACAATTGCGCACTATGGGTATGGTGGTGCATCACATGTTAGCCATAGTTGATCGGAATCAAGGTGGAAAAGAGCGTCTTGCCAAAGAGCATGTTGAACTTGAATCTATATTCAATCTCAATGATATTTTGGAGTAA
- a CDS encoding NAD(P)-dependent alcohol dehydrogenase — MRAWQINKNFGLDNFQLVERTDLRLEPHQVRIKTKACSLNFRDLMVIKGAYNPKQPLPLVPVSDGAGEIVEVGSLVKNFKVGDKVCGTFSQNWDYGRVGEFAQKFTLGSPIDGMLSESVVLSEQGIVKYPSFLSFQEAATLPCAALTAFNAMTQESDFKAGDTILIEGTGGVSLFALQFAKRLAINSIVISSSDEKLEKVRELGASHTINYLKDKDWDKQVLSLTNDQGVDGVIEVGGAKTINKALACVKRGGFIGVIGILSGTSLDFDLIPILMRQIRVHGIFVGSKSMFVAMNRVIEHSKLHPVIDKEFSFLEAPLAFHYMESGAHFGKIVINME; from the coding sequence ATGCGCGCATGGCAAATAAATAAAAATTTCGGACTTGATAACTTTCAGCTTGTTGAGCGGACTGATTTGAGGCTTGAACCCCATCAGGTTCGAATAAAGACTAAGGCATGTTCATTAAATTTTCGTGATTTAATGGTGATCAAGGGGGCGTATAATCCAAAGCAGCCATTGCCTCTGGTACCAGTTTCGGATGGAGCTGGTGAAATTGTTGAAGTTGGATCTTTAGTCAAGAATTTTAAGGTTGGTGATAAGGTTTGTGGAACATTTTCCCAAAATTGGGACTATGGCCGTGTTGGTGAATTCGCTCAAAAATTCACACTTGGAAGTCCAATCGATGGAATGCTGAGTGAGTCAGTAGTACTAAGCGAGCAAGGGATTGTTAAGTATCCTTCTTTTTTGAGCTTTCAAGAGGCGGCAACTTTGCCCTGTGCTGCGCTGACGGCTTTTAATGCTATGACTCAAGAGTCGGATTTTAAAGCAGGAGATACCATTCTTATTGAGGGCACTGGTGGGGTATCACTGTTCGCTTTGCAATTTGCTAAGAGACTGGCTATCAACAGCATTGTTATTTCTAGTTCCGATGAAAAACTTGAAAAGGTTCGAGAGCTTGGCGCTAGCCATACGATTAACTACCTCAAAGATAAGGATTGGGACAAACAAGTTCTTTCATTGACTAATGATCAGGGAGTGGATGGTGTTATCGAAGTAGGCGGTGCAAAAACAATCAATAAAGCGCTTGCATGCGTAAAACGAGGCGGCTTTATTGGGGTTATTGGAATTTTGAGTGGTACAAGTCTCGATTTTGATCTCATACCAATTTTAATGCGGCAAATCAGAGTGCATGGGATATTTGTGGGATCAAAATCGATGTTTGTGGCGATGAACAGGGTGATTGAGCATAGCAAACTTCATCCTGTGATCGATAAGGAGTTTAGCTTTTTAGAAGCACCTTTAGCCTTTCACTACATGGAATCGGGCGCCCATTTTGGCAAAATCGTCATCAATATGGAGTAA
- a CDS encoding NTP/NDP exchange transporter, which translates to MNDTVQSKSFASKARDLLWPIYGNEHKIWLPMASMVGLILFNYTVARNMKDGLVITATGSSEIIPYLKGAVVLPMALVFFFIYAKLSSLLNKRALFYTIIGGFLAFFVFFAAVLYPLHPYLHPTESADKLQAFLPSGLRGLVDVYRVWTFSLFYTMSELWGAAVSALMFWQFANDVIRVTDAKRFYPHFYLLANVFTALSGVVVNQLSQVRKGLPEGVDPWGVSINYLTAVMTFCGFLVLAIYFYLNKYVFNDEYLEKVALERKQKPKKTKLKLSVMDGIKHLIRSKYLGLIALLVICYGITINFVEVTWKGQVGKQFPTGNEYTAFMGYLSTSTGIATIIAIFVGSILVRKLGWRFAALATPVVLGATGVLFFLCVLSPELVSPLGLAFGISPLFLGVLIGLSQNVLSKSIKYALFDPTKEMAYIPLDDESKMRGKAAVDVVANRFGKSGGGYIQIALFALVGPLSAVVPHLTVIFSIFIVIWIFAVVALSKKFEEACKAQEDQNN; encoded by the coding sequence ATGAACGATACAGTACAATCAAAATCCTTTGCCTCTAAGGCACGTGATTTACTTTGGCCCATCTATGGGAACGAACATAAAATTTGGTTGCCGATGGCAAGCATGGTTGGTTTGATTCTATTCAACTACACCGTAGCCCGAAACATGAAAGATGGCTTGGTGATTACAGCCACGGGCTCCTCGGAAATCATTCCATACTTAAAAGGTGCTGTTGTATTACCAATGGCATTGGTTTTCTTCTTTATCTACGCAAAACTCTCAAGCTTGCTCAATAAACGAGCTCTTTTCTACACCATCATTGGTGGTTTTTTGGCATTCTTCGTTTTCTTTGCCGCAGTACTCTACCCTCTTCACCCCTATCTTCATCCAACAGAAAGCGCTGACAAGCTTCAAGCTTTTCTTCCTAGCGGACTAAGAGGCTTGGTGGATGTCTATAGAGTATGGACCTTTTCTTTGTTTTATACGATGTCAGAGTTATGGGGAGCCGCAGTTTCTGCATTGATGTTTTGGCAATTCGCTAACGATGTAATCCGTGTCACCGATGCCAAACGCTTTTATCCTCACTTTTACTTGTTGGCAAATGTTTTCACGGCCCTCTCTGGTGTTGTAGTTAATCAGCTTTCACAAGTTCGTAAGGGACTACCAGAAGGGGTAGATCCTTGGGGCGTCTCCATAAATTACTTAACAGCCGTAATGACTTTTTGTGGTTTCCTGGTTTTGGCTATTTATTTCTACTTAAATAAATATGTTTTCAATGATGAGTACTTAGAAAAAGTTGCTCTTGAAAGAAAACAAAAGCCTAAGAAAACCAAGCTTAAACTTTCTGTCATGGACGGTATTAAACACCTTATCCGTTCTAAGTACCTTGGATTGATTGCACTCTTAGTGATTTGCTACGGAATCACTATCAACTTTGTGGAAGTTACATGGAAAGGACAGGTTGGAAAACAATTTCCTACTGGAAATGAATACACCGCTTTCATGGGCTATCTCTCTACTTCTACCGGTATTGCTACTATCATTGCTATTTTTGTTGGCTCCATTTTAGTGAGAAAATTAGGATGGCGTTTCGCTGCACTCGCCACACCAGTTGTGCTAGGAGCCACAGGAGTATTGTTCTTCCTATGCGTACTTTCACCTGAACTTGTTTCTCCTTTGGGTCTTGCTTTTGGTATTTCACCGCTCTTTTTGGGTGTGCTGATTGGTCTATCGCAAAATGTTTTGAGCAAGAGTATTAAATATGCTCTGTTTGATCCAACCAAAGAAATGGCTTACATTCCTCTCGATGACGAATCCAAGATGCGAGGTAAAGCTGCGGTAGACGTTGTTGCTAATCGTTTTGGTAAATCCGGTGGTGGATATATCCAAATCGCTCTTTTTGCCTTAGTTGGACCGCTGAGCGCAGTGGTTCCTCATCTTACTGTTATCTTTTCAATCTTCATTGTTATTTGGATTTTCGCAGTTGTTGCTCTGAGCAAAAAATTTGAAGAAGCATGCAAAGCGCAAGAAGACCAAAACAACTAA
- the msrB gene encoding peptide-methionine (R)-S-oxide reductase MsrB produces the protein MSDKSDKLTPLQYEVTQCDGTEPPFNNEFWNHKEEGIYVDIVSGEALFCSLHKYDSKTGWPSFYQALDSRNIIEKPDYKLLRIRTEVRSKNANSHLGHVFDDGPQPSGKRYCINSAALRFVPKKNMAKEGYGDYLNLFSTTQENIAYFAGGCFWCVEADFHKIPGVLKIVSGYMGGQIKNPSYKQVCTGTTGHVEAIEVHYNEQIISFDTLLKFFWLSIDPTVKDKQFCDTGSQYQSVIFYQDDVQKEKIEKSTHWLKENYPNLEILTQIKVQSDFYAAENYHQNYCNSNPSAYQNYRKACGRDATLERIYGDKRKDLLKQILSHQGS, from the coding sequence ATGAGTGATAAATCAGACAAACTTACTCCCTTACAATATGAAGTCACCCAGTGCGATGGCACAGAACCTCCTTTTAACAATGAATTTTGGAACCACAAAGAAGAGGGTATTTATGTTGATATTGTTTCGGGTGAGGCTCTCTTTTGTTCCCTACATAAATATGACTCTAAAACTGGTTGGCCCTCATTCTATCAAGCTTTGGACTCTCGCAATATTATAGAAAAACCCGATTATAAGTTGCTAAGAATTCGAACTGAAGTGCGTTCAAAGAATGCTAACTCGCACTTAGGCCATGTATTCGATGACGGTCCTCAACCAAGTGGCAAACGCTATTGCATCAATTCAGCGGCATTGCGCTTTGTGCCCAAAAAAAATATGGCCAAAGAAGGCTATGGCGATTACTTAAATCTTTTCTCCACTACCCAAGAAAATATCGCCTATTTTGCCGGCGGTTGTTTTTGGTGCGTAGAAGCTGATTTCCATAAAATCCCCGGCGTTTTAAAAATTGTTTCAGGCTACATGGGAGGTCAAATAAAAAACCCCAGCTATAAACAAGTCTGCACAGGAACTACAGGCCATGTTGAAGCCATAGAAGTTCATTACAACGAACAGATTATAAGCTTTGATACGCTCTTAAAATTTTTTTGGCTTAGTATCGATCCCACTGTAAAAGATAAACAATTTTGCGACACCGGCAGCCAATATCAAAGCGTAATTTTTTACCAAGACGACGTTCAAAAAGAAAAAATTGAAAAATCTACTCATTGGCTAAAAGAAAATTATCCAAACTTAGAAATCCTTACACAAATCAAAGTGCAGTCAGATTTTTATGCCGCGGAAAATTATCATCAAAACTATTGCAATAGCAATCCAAGCGCTTATCAAAATTATCGAAAGGCATGTGGACGGGATGCTACCCTTGAAAGAATTTATGGCGATAAAAGAAAAGATCTTTTAAAACAAATTCTTTCTCATCAAGGCTCATAG
- a CDS encoding shikimate dehydrogenase yields the protein MIKSLVGLIGWPLSHSLSPAMHNAAFRYLGLEKWMYVPLPVSNSDQIKEALYGLRALGFFGANVTVPYKETVLPYMNRLSPSAKAIGALNTISIDSQGDLVGYNTDGDGFICDLHEQGIDVSSMNVLLLGAGGAARAVAHALLANGCTRLSIVNRTYSQADSLAQFLVSKFPQSHLAAGEFTKLTIERMLPADLVINATSVGLDSLSGAMPWDKSIKFSKNQIVYDLIYNPSQTEFLNKAQRDGAQVINGLGMLVQQGALAFKIWTGRDAPLQIMRDAALGALSIKK from the coding sequence ATGATTAAATCATTGGTGGGATTGATAGGTTGGCCGCTTTCTCACAGCCTGAGTCCGGCTATGCATAACGCAGCATTTAGATATTTAGGTCTTGAAAAATGGATGTATGTACCTTTGCCGGTGTCAAACTCAGACCAAATAAAAGAAGCATTGTATGGGCTAAGAGCGCTAGGATTTTTTGGGGCTAATGTCACTGTGCCTTACAAAGAAACAGTGCTGCCATACATGAATAGACTCAGTCCGAGCGCCAAAGCAATTGGAGCCCTAAATACCATCTCGATAGATTCTCAAGGCGATCTTGTAGGATACAACACCGATGGAGATGGTTTTATCTGTGATCTTCATGAGCAGGGTATTGATGTAAGTTCAATGAATGTTTTGTTATTGGGGGCGGGGGGGGCAGCTCGTGCAGTCGCTCATGCTTTGCTCGCCAATGGCTGTACACGATTAAGTATTGTCAATAGAACTTATTCACAGGCAGATTCTCTTGCTCAATTTTTAGTTTCTAAGTTTCCTCAATCTCATCTTGCGGCGGGAGAATTTACTAAGCTCACAATTGAAAGAATGCTTCCTGCAGATTTGGTGATTAATGCCACGAGTGTTGGACTTGATTCTCTGTCTGGAGCGATGCCGTGGGACAAAAGTATAAAATTTAGCAAAAATCAAATAGTTTACGACTTAATTTATAATCCATCGCAAACAGAATTTTTGAATAAAGCTCAAAGGGATGGAGCGCAGGTTATCAATGGATTAGGAATGCTTGTCCAGCAAGGAGCGTTGGCGTTTAAAATTTGGACAGGGCGCGATGCACCTTTGCAAATAATGAGAGATGCTGCTTTGGGGGCTTTATCGATAAAAAAATAA
- the aroA gene encoding 3-phosphoshikimate 1-carboxyvinyltransferase: MSTIKIYPQKNITGSTKIPGDKSISHRALMFAALAKGTSEIENLLEGHDCMATLQVMRALGVHIELKQESWLVHARGVQALLEPTSVLDCKNSGTTIRLMAGLLSAMPFMSILDGTDQIKSRPMDRVIEPLREMGAQIFGRAQNRLAPLAIVPGQLKGTCYELKVKSAQVKSALILAGLFASGETVINGTRSTRDHSERLLSFMGADIHVNDDSLRIAPLKNDLHAFKMKIPGDISSAAFLLAAGALLAESGIVLKEVGVNPTRTGIVDALRMMGASIDLRCPKESAHEPIADIHIKKSKLHGTQFFGEHVVRMIDEIPLLALIATQAHGATIIKDAQELKVKESNRITKTVELLSSLGADIKESDDGMKIIGPTPLKGGKVSSFGDHRLAMMMSIAGLIAQEPVVIKQAHVSDDSFPGFYDCISKLGGKAEVLDD; encoded by the coding sequence ATGTCAACCATCAAAATATATCCACAAAAAAATATAACCGGCTCCACAAAAATACCCGGAGATAAATCCATTAGCCATCGAGCACTCATGTTTGCTGCGTTGGCAAAGGGTACAAGCGAAATAGAAAATTTATTAGAGGGACATGATTGTATGGCCACGCTGCAAGTTATGCGTGCTTTGGGCGTGCATATTGAGCTTAAGCAAGAAAGTTGGTTGGTGCATGCTCGTGGAGTTCAGGCTTTACTTGAACCTACATCGGTGCTTGATTGTAAAAATTCTGGAACGACTATTCGTTTGATGGCGGGCCTTTTATCAGCTATGCCCTTCATGTCTATATTAGACGGAACAGACCAGATAAAATCCCGCCCCATGGATAGAGTAATTGAGCCGCTTAGAGAAATGGGGGCTCAAATTTTTGGTCGAGCTCAAAATCGTCTTGCTCCATTAGCAATTGTTCCTGGACAATTAAAAGGTACTTGTTACGAACTCAAAGTAAAAAGTGCTCAAGTAAAAAGTGCATTGATACTTGCTGGACTTTTTGCATCTGGCGAAACAGTGATCAATGGAACACGATCTACCAGAGACCACAGTGAGAGACTGCTGTCTTTTATGGGCGCAGATATTCATGTGAATGATGACAGTCTTAGGATTGCTCCGCTAAAAAATGATTTGCACGCTTTTAAAATGAAAATTCCTGGAGATATTTCTTCTGCTGCATTCTTGTTAGCGGCAGGTGCTCTTCTTGCTGAGTCGGGGATAGTGCTCAAAGAGGTGGGAGTTAATCCTACTCGTACGGGGATTGTTGATGCGCTACGCATGATGGGTGCTTCAATCGATTTACGTTGTCCAAAAGAAAGTGCTCATGAGCCAATAGCTGATATTCATATTAAAAAAAGTAAACTTCATGGAACTCAATTTTTTGGGGAGCATGTGGTGCGCATGATTGATGAAATTCCTCTGCTTGCTTTGATTGCTACCCAGGCTCATGGCGCAACTATCATCAAAGATGCTCAAGAGCTTAAAGTGAAAGAATCAAATCGCATCACAAAAACTGTGGAACTTTTATCGTCCTTGGGAGCAGATATTAAGGAAAGCGATGATGGCATGAAAATTATTGGGCCAACTCCACTTAAGGGGGGAAAAGTTTCAAGTTTTGGTGATCATCGTTTAGCAATGATGATGAGCATTGCAGGGTTGATAGCCCAAGAGCCAGTGGTGATTAAACAGGCCCACGTGAGCGACGATAGTTTTCCCGGATTTTACGATTGCATAAGTAAACTTGGAGGAAAAGCTGAGGTCTTAGATGATTAA
- the aroC gene encoding chorismate synthase codes for MATLRFLTAGESHGPKLTCIIEGLPAGFVIDKNLINEDLMRRQQGFGRGGRMKIEKDEVHISAGIVENKTTGAPVALEIINLDYKNWQDKAIEPMVAPRPGHADFAAAMKYHHDDLRLSLERASARETAIRTAAGSLCKQILSHFGIKVMAYVTSVGPINAATDHFLNDEDYLLAYQNSLANEFAFSDRGRIDEIKTHINQVMKNKDTLGGIFETVALGLIPGLGSYVHYDRKLDGIIAAAMMSIPAMKAVEIGQGIKNAQLMGTQVHDEFSIDEQKIKRTSNRAGGLEGGMTNGMPLVVRTYMKPISTTLTPRKSVDLNRNQSAFTVYERSDFCAVQRAAVIGEAVMSVVLLNALMDKIGGDHRLAMLKAFEHTHQAKLGELTMKKNPWRFNYDS; via the coding sequence GTGGCTACACTTAGATTTCTCACTGCGGGCGAAAGTCATGGGCCTAAATTAACGTGCATTATTGAGGGACTCCCTGCAGGCTTTGTCATTGATAAAAATTTAATCAATGAAGACTTAATGCGAAGACAACAAGGTTTTGGCCGTGGCGGTCGCATGAAGATCGAAAAGGATGAAGTCCATATAAGCGCTGGTATTGTTGAAAATAAAACCACAGGCGCTCCCGTAGCATTAGAGATTATCAATCTCGATTATAAAAACTGGCAAGATAAGGCCATTGAGCCGATGGTGGCTCCTCGCCCTGGCCATGCTGATTTTGCTGCTGCCATGAAATACCATCACGATGACTTACGATTATCCTTAGAGCGCGCATCAGCACGAGAAACCGCCATACGAACAGCTGCTGGAAGTCTTTGCAAACAAATACTTTCTCATTTCGGTATTAAAGTCATGGCCTATGTCACAAGTGTTGGCCCAATAAATGCTGCAACTGATCATTTCCTTAACGATGAAGATTATCTATTGGCCTATCAAAACTCTCTCGCCAATGAATTTGCCTTTAGCGATCGTGGCCGCATCGATGAAATTAAAACTCATATAAATCAAGTAATGAAAAACAAAGATACCCTCGGAGGTATTTTTGAAACTGTAGCTTTGGGCTTGATTCCTGGTTTAGGATCCTATGTTCACTACGATCGTAAACTTGACGGAATTATTGCAGCAGCCATGATGAGTATTCCAGCTATGAAAGCTGTTGAAATTGGCCAAGGCATTAAAAATGCTCAGCTCATGGGCACTCAGGTTCATGATGAGTTTAGTATTGATGAACAAAAAATTAAGCGCACTTCTAACAGAGCCGGAGGGCTTGAAGGTGGCATGACCAATGGCATGCCTCTGGTAGTGCGCACCTACATGAAACCTATCAGCACCACACTTACTCCACGCAAAAGTGTTGATCTAAACCGCAATCAATCTGCGTTCACTGTTTATGAGCGCAGTGATTTTTGCGCCGTACAAAGAGCAGCTGTCATTGGTGAAGCTGTGATGAGTGTGGTTTTACTCAATGCCCTGATGGACAAA